Proteins from a single region of Candidatus Nanoarchaeia archaeon:
- a CDS encoding glycosyltransferase family 39 protein, giving the protein MKKSEYVILGFILLLYAFVKFQGISYSISDENTYFFMAKTLADGKLPYRDFFLSHPPLQILVLALAIKVSGVHFILLKLVSTLFIAGAGILLYLLGKRLYGRVVGFLALLLFLFSFDSLRFSTFGSGISITLFFLVLGYYLHFLERHAFAGASFALAVLTSYLAAPFGAFYIGYLFFKDRKGVLKAGLGFFGVILFALIALFSFSGWDFVEQTVLYHLAKPSSGTARFSLLFKQFLGEWLLFFPLLFLPFSKKARGHLILGSIVAYLLFLLSFQKPFAFYYFLLYPFLALLSASVVAGIGWMAHVKLTAAKHHVVFVLFFIVAALSSYSAFSYLIDNRQEVRAIPEMVEYIKSHTSSSDSLFGDDSLVPLIALLSDRRISLDFLDLNNLRFRSLPGLAEETIERLKGSDLKYYLDYQIQIGNLVGRNGPSALDEFQAFLEEECSVEKAFSEEVEEQGRTYTLYSC; this is encoded by the coding sequence ATGAAGAAATCAGAGTATGTCATTTTGGGATTCATCCTGCTCCTCTATGCCTTTGTCAAGTTCCAGGGGATCTCTTACAGCATCAGCGACGAGAATACCTATTTCTTTATGGCAAAAACGCTTGCAGACGGAAAGCTTCCGTACCGAGACTTCTTCCTTTCACATCCTCCTTTGCAGATCCTGGTCCTGGCTCTTGCGATTAAGGTATCTGGAGTGCATTTTATCCTTTTGAAGCTTGTCTCTACTTTGTTTATTGCTGGAGCGGGCATCCTCTTATATCTGCTTGGGAAAAGATTATATGGCAGGGTCGTTGGATTCCTCGCTTTGCTCCTGTTCCTGTTTTCCTTTGATTCTCTGAGATTCAGCACCTTTGGAAGCGGTATCAGCATCACGCTGTTCTTTCTTGTTTTGGGATACTATCTGCATTTTCTGGAGAGGCATGCATTTGCCGGCGCAAGTTTTGCTTTGGCAGTATTGACGAGCTATTTGGCTGCTCCTTTTGGGGCATTTTATATTGGCTATCTATTCTTTAAAGATAGGAAGGGAGTTTTAAAAGCAGGGCTTGGATTCTTTGGGGTGATTCTCTTTGCGCTCATTGCCCTATTTTCTTTTTCAGGCTGGGATTTTGTTGAGCAGACTGTTTTGTATCATCTTGCCAAGCCTTCGTCGGGAACTGCCAGATTTTCCCTGCTTTTTAAGCAGTTCTTAGGAGAGTGGCTGCTGTTTTTTCCACTGCTTTTCCTTCCCTTTTCAAAAAAGGCGCGAGGCCATCTGATCTTAGGGAGCATTGTTGCGTATCTGCTGTTCTTGCTAAGCTTTCAGAAGCCCTTTGCATTCTACTATTTCCTGTTGTACCCATTTTTAGCATTGCTTTCTGCGTCTGTTGTTGCTGGTATCGGATGGATGGCTCATGTGAAGCTTACTGCTGCAAAGCATCATGTTGTTTTTGTCTTATTTTTTATTGTTGCAGCCCTTTCCTCATATTCTGCATTTTCCTATCTTATCGATAACCGGCAGGAGGTCAGGGCAATTCCGGAGATGGTTGAATATATCAAGTCCCATACATCCTCTTCTGACTCTCTTTTCGGGGATGATTCCCTGGTTCCGTTGATTGCCCTGCTCTCTGACAGGAGGATAAGCCTCGATTTCCTTGATTTGAACAACCTTCGCTTTCGGTCCTTGCCCGGGCTTGCTGAAGAGACTATTGAGAGACTGAAAGGGTCTGATTTGAAATATTACCTTGATTATCAGATTCAGATTGGGAATCTTGTTGGGAGGAATGGGCCGTCAGCTCTTGATGAGTTTCAGGCATTTTTAGAAGAGGAATGCAGTGTTGAGAAGGCATTTTCTGAGGAGGTTGAAGAGCAGGGGAGAACCTACACACTCTATTCTTGCTAG
- a CDS encoding radical SAM protein — MATLSYEDIVFEDEQDHLNARFSKLFSFRIPKDELLKIDKGFRAAEHQILFPAVGQEVAERKFSHLLQKHIAGMRNMLGGKPSYYIHRNSGIPLFGTNYFGLVDRGTNIIEVKPMTGCNLSCIYCSVDEGVNSRRKVDYLVEAAYLIQEFRELVDMKNIDGIEAHIGGQTDPSLYSQLPELVRGLVAVPHVKVVSIDTNGWVLSKQRIEELADAGLTRINLSLNAVTPDVARQISGTSFYSVDKVLKLIPLILEKFDLIVAPVWLPGINDQEIPKIIEHIVAIDKKRKVIIGIQNFLIYKHGRNPVKQMGYDTFYAKLKELESHHKVSLIRNKDDFHIQKARQLEKPFVKGDTVEAEYVMPGRLRNEALYKAKGRIIAIGNADSRKRAKIRILRDKHNIFTGQCA, encoded by the coding sequence ATGGCAACATTAAGTTATGAAGATATTGTCTTTGAGGATGAGCAGGATCATCTGAATGCGAGGTTTTCAAAGCTTTTCAGCTTTCGGATTCCGAAAGATGAGTTGCTGAAAATAGACAAGGGATTTCGGGCTGCAGAGCATCAGATTCTCTTTCCTGCGGTCGGGCAGGAGGTTGCTGAACGGAAGTTTTCCCATCTCCTGCAGAAGCATATTGCTGGGATGAGGAATATGCTTGGAGGAAAGCCTAGCTACTACATCCATCGCAATTCCGGTATTCCTTTGTTTGGAACTAACTATTTCGGCCTTGTTGATCGAGGGACCAATATTATTGAGGTTAAGCCTATGACTGGCTGCAACCTGAGCTGCATCTACTGTTCTGTTGATGAAGGCGTGAATTCTCGACGGAAAGTTGACTATCTGGTTGAGGCTGCATATCTTATCCAGGAATTCAGGGAACTGGTTGATATGAAAAACATTGACGGCATTGAGGCCCATATTGGCGGGCAGACTGACCCTTCTCTCTATAGCCAACTGCCGGAGCTTGTTCGAGGTTTGGTTGCTGTCCCGCATGTCAAGGTTGTTTCCATTGACACGAACGGGTGGGTCTTGAGCAAGCAGAGGATTGAGGAACTGGCAGACGCAGGGCTTACGAGGATTAACTTGAGCTTGAATGCCGTAACTCCCGATGTTGCAAGGCAGATATCAGGAACCTCATTCTACTCTGTTGACAAGGTGCTGAAACTAATCCCCCTTATCTTGGAGAAGTTCGATTTGATTGTCGCCCCTGTATGGCTTCCTGGAATAAACGATCAGGAGATTCCCAAGATCATTGAGCACATCGTGGCTATTGACAAAAAGAGGAAGGTAATCATCGGAATCCAGAACTTTCTCATTTATAAGCATGGAAGGAATCCCGTCAAACAGATGGGATATGATACATTCTATGCTAAATTAAAGGAGTTGGAGAGCCACCATAAAGTATCATTGATTCGAAATAAGGATGATTTTCATATACAGAAAGCAAGGCAGCTTGAGAAGCCATTTGTGAAAGGGGATACTGTAGAGGCTGAATATGTGATGCCAGGAAGGCTGAGAAATGAGGCTCTTTACAAGGCAAAAGGAAGGATTATTGCTATTGGGAATGCAGATTCAAGGAAGAGGGCAAAAATCAGGATACTGCGGGATAAGCATAACATCTTTACTGGTCAATGCGCATAG